From the Corvus cornix cornix isolate S_Up_H32 chromosome 1A, ASM73873v5, whole genome shotgun sequence genome, the window CACCTGAtgcttttacaaatattttggtaAACTCCCAATTCCAGTCACATTCTTTATCAGAGGGTAAATATCTAAtaggaaatgtgattttttttaccCCACAATCATCTAGTAGAGCATGCAtgtgatttcatttttattccattaataaatctgcttttctttgaatgATTTAAACTTGTTAACCTTAACTTTTCTCAAATATTagcataaaaatgtattttttagttTACTTGTACAGATCACAAACCACTGAGCAATTTTTAAGCtttaattttgattatttgGTTTCTAATCTTGCAATTTTGTGTGATCACAGTGTTGGCCATATCAAGGATCAAATCAGTACACTGATGAGTagtttttgttctctctttcccCAACGTGTTCTTACTAGATGACCACAGTCTGTCGTGCTGCCAGTCCCACAGAGAGTTTGAAGTACCTCATCAACACATTATCCTCTTCCATGAAGAGGATGGGAAACCAAAATTTCATAATTATATTCATGTTAGAAGGCTTTTCTCAGGGATGAAATACAGATTCTGCACACAGAAAATGTTCCGATCTTGGAAAAGAGCTCTTTGCTAAGAGAAAGTGACAATTCACACAGCTTGCCTATCCTTGGAGGACAGCTCTTTGTTTATTCAAGGTAGCCAAAAAAATTTGCCTGTGAACAGATGAAGAACTTTAagatacatatacacacatgaTGAAAGGCTGAGCAGCAGATGTTAGGGAAGAATAACATCAGACTCACCACACTGAAAGGCTGGCATGGCTGCTAATTGCACAGAGGTAATGTGAGTTTCTGAGGGACTCAGAAAAGATTTCATAAGGTtagggggaaaagaggaagagtgaAAGTCAGATAGATGCCCTAGCAACCCAGTGGAATGAAATGTTGAATATAGGGAGAATAACAATTCTGTTggtaaaaatttattttttattctacttgacacagctggaaaagatAGCCATACTTACTCTTCTTTGGAATCCCCGTATGAGGTCTGTCATTGgaaattttttctctcttattcaGATACAGCAGTTTATTTAATGGCATTTAACCTCTGCCTTCAAAATTTACTTCTGTATGTGAGGCCACCATGCATACAAAAGCCATGAATGATTAAGACTAATTACAATGTAACAAAGTGACAAGTTAAGTATAGGGTTTAGGTGTCTGGAAAAGGGCTTGAACGGCTCAGATTAAGATCACTCTTAGTAGGCATGTCTTTGGATACAGGTATATGTGGCTTTAGATCTCCTTCTTGCATCCCAAAATAACAGCAAATCCAGGAAAGGTGAAAAGGGAGACCAATTTGTTGCCAAGCTTTTAATTCAGCCTGTCAGATATTTCAGCTATTAATACAGTGTTCAAAAGTGAAGCTGTAGCCCCATGTGATGTGATCCATTGGTTAAACAGGAGCCATGACATTTTGCAAAAGCCAGAAGAGGTAATTATGATGCTAAGAGCTTTTAGATTGGAAGCTGGAAGGCAATAATGAAACTGAAGAAAGGATGAATCATTACAGCCTCTATTGTTTACCATTTAAGGTAGGACGacagattttgcttttataGGAAAAACTCTAGTTTTAGGACTTTCTTAAAAGCAAGATCAATTCTTCATTAAATATGATCCATAGCACTATAGACATATTTCTTAGACTTCTTATAATTATACatttataaacataaaaattctgtgggggaaaatgctgttttattcaTCTTCTGTGTCAGAACAACCAGGATATAAAATTATCCGTAGAGACACACACCAGTGCTATTTCTCagatgttttccttcagcttagcaaaagaaaagaaggaggaggatgCTTTATTAATGCATTTAGGAGTATTCTTGGATAGTACCATATTGTGAAATTAATGCCCATGTCATCATTTGATTATTCATCTTCCTAGGAGGCTACAATCATTATCttggcaaaggaaaaaggaaaatataatcTTTGGTTAATAAATAGCTGTATTACTCCAGCTGGAAGGCAGAACTTTCGTTCTTCCATTCAATACATCATGGTACCCCTGGGGTTTTACTTTAATCAGAGAATTGTGTTTATGCAAGCAAGATTAACACATCAGCCCTCTGCAGGAATGAGAAGAATCCTTGATTCATCCATGTCCCTCTTACAGGTATTCAGTTCCATACTGTAGAGTCCAATACATCAAAATTATcgtgttgttgtttttctcacAAAGTGAAGAACCATGTCTAGAAATGGCTGgacctcatttttattttcccagaaagaaggcagttttaatttctgtgtgtatgtgATGCAAATTTATTGAACTCCTCCAGTAGATAAATttaaagaagtatttaaaattctttttgcaAACATCTTATTCATTATTTCCCAGCCAATTCTACAATAACACTTGgttacagtaaaaaataaaaaataaacctttgtaatttttcctaaatttgCTGAAAGCCCaaacttttcctgctgtgaGTTATAACTAGATAATCTTATGTTCACTAAAGCAGGGGTAGACTGAAATGTTCTATTCACATCCCTATTTTGTCTTCTCTGAGGCTAAAAAAGAAGACAACTGAGAAGTATGAGGTAAGgagaaatcagattttaaacaCAGTAGAGGAAATGTTCCCATGCTCAGCttgggttaatttttttctgaatctctCTTCTGTCTAAAACTGTCTAAGCAAAGCACAAGAGGCTTCCTTGAATTACAACAGTGTGAAACCAGGTTCAGTGGTGGGGAAGAGAACAGCCCAAAATAATCTGAAACCATTACTAGGACTTCTTAAATAGAGAGCTGCACTCTCAGCAGCAAAGAATGCACTTCAGAGAGGAGTCAGCCACTTGTTAGCTAGCAGTACTCTGAAAGTTactcagaaattattatttttatctttatctCAAATTTCCCATGTAGCATTCTGTATCACCCATGCTTTCCAGTTCTTGTGACATAGGTGGATGCTGGCATTCCTTGGTACCAATACATTACCAAAACAGACAAACATGTCCACTCCATTTACAGGTCACAAACTGTACAAATTTGAATTGTGTTTCATTGAGGGAGATAAAATACATGAGgttcccttcctcttcctagTTAATTTAATAagaatcaaaattattttttataacttgattttaaaaataaatttgttggATAGCACCAACAAATGGTACTATCTCTGCTTTCTTGTACCTTGTGTTGGCTGgagacaggaaataaaaggaaccTGTGTTGTACAGAAAACCAAAGTCCTTAATCAATAGGACAGTAAAATTCCATGGCCTCTTGGTATGACAAAAATCAGGTAATCAATTACTTTTTCATAAGGTTGGCCTGTTGTAAggataattaaaatatttgtgaaaaattGCTGTGTACTgatcaaaaattaaataaggtTTTTTCAAACTGAATAACAGAAATCattgttaaaataattaaagccTGTCACACAGATTCACAAAAACCCACATTAGAGCTACAGGGAATATGTTAAGCAAAGAATAACAAAATGAAAGGTGATCTTACTCTGCCTTTAACACATCCTTCTGTATGTGTACTGAATCATTGTAAGTTACAATCTTTCAGCTGGAAGGGGGATTGTCCTTTCAAGTATGTTTCTAATCTAGAATAAACATGTGATTAAAAGTATGCTCTTGGAAATGACAATGTTGTAAAATGTGATGTTTGTGAAAATTGCTCCAGTAACTCCTTTGTTTACAGGCTGTTTCTGATACTTCATTCAAAATCAACAAAACTTATGGATGTGGCTAAAACTGCAGACAGAAAACTAGAGTTTCCATGCCATAGAATAAAAGCCAGATTGCCTAAGAGATGCcttagaaaaagtattttaaaaaggatatgataagaaaagaaagagttaATTGATTTGAAGAGCTAGATTTGCTTCACAGGAAGTCTGAATTCAGATCCATTTAACTGTATTATGTTGGTTTTCAGAACTGTAATAACTTTTAAAGAACAGGGCTTAAGGAAATAGCATGAAGAACAGGAAAGATGAGTTGACGAAGGACTTTTTATCATGGAAGAGAAAGTTGGGGTGGCAGAAAAGATCAAAAAAATGCCAAGAGTGTTTGCAATAAAATTCTACCTACAAGCCAGATAAAGGGCAGGTAAAACTCTCCAAAGAAGGTATTAACTCACTCCACGAATACAAAACACACTTTTAAGAGTGTTCTGTCACCAAGTCTTGCAGGCTAAAGCCTGCAGTTCAGCTCCTGATATATGAAGTCCTTGTGCTGATATAGAAATAGGTATAAAAAAAGGACTTGGAGAACATTTTGAATGGATcaaggtttctttcttttgtataGGTCTGGTCTCACTCATCAATGCTCAGAACCTTTCACATCCGGAGGAAACATCATCTATGTTCTTCCTCAGGCAAAATGCTCGTTGATGCTGGCATTTGTggctttcttccttccccaaTGAGGGCTTAACTGAACAACTGTTTGCCCCAGATAGATCACAATCCCCACAGATGTTAATGgagatttaaaatattaaaattaatatttctttcctgatCCTACATAAAGATGATTACATTAGAGAACCATTTAGTTTTCACCATCCTTGCTCCACTAGCAAAGAAGAGGCCTCATAAAGATATTTGTTGGGCTCATCCACTCTTTTCCTAGCCTGTTTTTTGCCCTAGAAATCTAATGAACTATTCTCTTTCACCTCGTGACACTGAGGTGTGGTAACAGTGGTCCTGACAGCAGAGAAGGGATGAAAAGATCACAATCCAGATATGTTCTTTTTCATATTCACACACATTATCATACTTTTGCAGAGtctgagagctgcagagcactgaCTGCAGATTGTCCTCTTGGAAATCCTAAGGGATGCTTCTCTTCACTTAACAGCTAATGTATGGCTATCTGCTAATTTTAGTTTGCTCCATTTGTGTATAATCTCAGCATCACAGGGGACAGGCGAGCTGCATTCTTGATGAAAATTTCAATTTCCATGTAACCAATTGGAAGAAAACACTCCATCACATATGCTCTgactaaaattaaatttagtaCCTACAAACTGcacttaaaatatttgccaGACATTAATAATCCATGAGAATATATTCAAATCTATGTCAAATAATATTACCTGGTCTCAGAAACTATGCCTGGATACAGATAGTACAAAGTGATGAAATTTCAGAACCAGCAGAAATACGCTGCTCTCATCTGAGGCATTGTAGTCTGCACCCAAACTCCCAAGCACAACTCCCAAGCACAGCTCCCAAGTAAAGCTGAGGTATCTGTATTCTGGGCTATGCTTGCACAGAACTGGAGATGAAACTGCTGTATGTGTTCTTCATTTAAACTCTAAATCTCGCCAAATAGAAGGGAGTTGCACAAATCCAATGTGGACAAACAGTCTCTGAACATATGTCTATTTATGAATAAATTGCTCACACTGAAGGACCCCGtatattttactttgattttctttttgtttgtctaaataattaattttgcttctcttcattACGATTTCCTCACATGaaccattttatttcttctcaaaatgtttttgtatggaaaatatatttcagtgcCTTTCTAATTTAATTCTCCAGGCACTGCATTCTTTCTAAGTCATTTCTTATGTTCATTCTTTCACAGTCTGAAAGACTTTGCCTGAGCATGTTTTTCATcattgttgtttctttttttcttggctcAAAGTATTAGATTCTAGGCAGAGCCAACTAGAAATGGTTTGGACAAAAGTTTGAGAGAGAGTGGTGGGTCACAGCAAAGAAAGAGCAGACAAAttgtaaggaaaatatttttttatatatgtctATGCAGTATTAAAGGCATAAACTTGTTACTAGCTAAAAATCATGCCCCCAGGAATAAATTAATATTCTAAATATATCATAAATTAAATAGGTTTAAAGTTTGTTGTAACAACTAACTGCCAAAATTAAGACCTGTGGGAAGTTGCTTTACCTGAAATTTTGAAGTGGTGAATGGAAATCTGTGAAAATAGCAACTGCCCCTCTAATAGAGCTGCCTCTCTAAGGATTGTTGTCAGTTTTTGACTTAGGAGAGTTAAAAGCACCATCTGTAGCAGAAAATTGTTTGTCTATGAGAAAAATGCCCTTCAAAGCTCTGGAGGCCACccagaaaaataacatctggaaaacaaaagtagTTCTCCCATTTAATTCTAAGCTCATCAGTTTCATCTCATCATGACGTGAATGGGTCACATTGGGTGAAATACCTGAAGTGTGTTGCTTGCCTCCTAGTTTCCTTAATCACAAGCTTCCTCATTAGACTCCAATGAtaaggacaaaaggaaaagcaacttCTGTAACTTAACACCACGTTCTGTCCATTTTTACCAAATGGGAGAGATCTATGATAAGATCAAATGATGTAGCTACATGGGACTATACAACTACATAGCCACATAAACACCTGAGAGCAAAGATACTTGGAAGCAAAAGCAAGGCTATTCTTTCATTGTTATCTAGTACTTGAGGACGTTAAAGCTAGTGATTCTTTGAAGACCATGAGAAGAGTTAGCAAGCACCTCAGATACCTCCTGGGGGATGCACAGTCCTCCTTCTTTGCTTGCCCTAAGTTTCTCAAACCATTCCAGTGCTGCCTAATATCCTTGGCTTCTGCACTTGGTTTccaatgctgctgctgacaaaTCTTGGCAATATTGCCAAGCAGAAGAAAGACAAGGGTGGATATCTAATCTGAGATATACTAGTGCAATGCTTCAACAGATATTGAATTTAGGTTGAAGTTCTGATGTGGAGGATGAACTCAGTTTTTGCTTCTGTCTCCTCACTGAGAGCTCTGAGTTTCTGTTCAATTGCTGTTATCACTGATGCTATCATGactttcagagaaaaaggaaatagaaaactGCTAGATATTATGAGAATGAGGGGTAGGGACTGACCTGAAAAGCTGTTACAGTTTTCATGAAAATCAGCAAGATTTAGACTCTCATAAAAAGCTTGTCTCAGACAAGCCAGCCCACCCCGGGCAAGAGTCTGGGACTCTCCTCTTTATCCATGAAGAATGTCATGTATCAgagagagctggcagctgtTCAGCACTGGCAGAAGTACAGAATCAAGCTGGGCATAGTACCTACCCATGTATTATTTTGTCTAAGGAGCCTGCTAGTGCCTTTGGTCCTGAAATCCTTGTAGGGAGTGCAGATTGTTAACACACAAATCTGGCCTTCCTCGTGGCCAGATAAACTCATGGCTTTCCTCATTTTTGGCCATGCAAAATTAAACTTTGCATATGTTGTTCAGAAGCCTTGAGCAGGCCCTTCTCCTAAGTATTCCCTTTTCCAGGTACTATTTGTTGTgatgaaacattttctctttattccactgaaaaatattacatttcttGTGCCTAATTAAATTTCTCTTCACCAAGAGAAATAAGCATCTGATCACTGATTTAACTTTTGTTCTCTGGAAGGATGAGCAGGGAATCCTGTGATGAAGTCATTGGTCCTCTGATTAGTTTTCTCCCATGCCCTGCAGAGCAGTCATGCTTTGGTAGATGTTGCACTGCTATTCATGCTTCACTGGCACTCCACTCACCTTATGATTGAAAAGGATGATCTTAGTGTGAGATTGGATTTTTGTCCtatgtgtgtgtaaataaaTGTCCTGTGTGTGTAGCTGGCAGACCTCTCTTGAACTGAGGATATTTACAAACATCCAGCTTCCAAAAATACAGTCTGAAATATTTATCCAAGTAACTCACTCTGtggctgctttccctgccttcaCTGTGAGCAGATATCTTGTCCTTCTCTGAGTCGAAGGGAGATTTTTGCAGCAGCAAGATTAAGATGTAAGCCAGAATTACCTAATTGCAGTAAATGGCGATCCGGAAGGtctttttgtgctttatttttgtctaCTTTTGGATGACTGTGTGGTGATATTGTTTTGAGACTGTGGCGGTGTGACCCTAGCTAGAGGCCAGATACCTACAAAAGCCACCCTATCCCTCCCCCTCCGTAACTgaacaggggagaaaaaatacaatgaaaggcTCATaagagcagggagagatcactcaccaattactatcatgggcaaaacagtcTGAACTTAGGGAACTTATTACCAatcaaaagcagaagtaaaatgagaagtaaaacaaattttaaaaccatttttccccacccctccctccttcccagctctacctcctccctGGCATGCAAAGATGGAATGGGGATTATGGTCAGTATCACACGTTGTTTTTGCCACTGCTTCTtcctcagggagaggagtccctccccttctcctgcaTGGTGTTCCTCCCACAGGAAacagtcctccatgaacttctccaatgtgggtccttcccatgggctgcagcttttcaaGAGCTCCTCCAGCATCGCTCCCCTTCCATGGGGtacagtccttcaggaacaggctgctccagtgtgggtcctccacagggtcacaagtcctgtcaaaaaacctgctccagcatggcctCCTCTCTCCAAGGATCCACGTGTCCCTTCCAGGAGCCTGATCCAGTGCATGCTTCCCATAGGGtcacagatttcttttgttcatccacctgctccagcatgggtctTCTCTACGGTCTGCAGGTGGAACTCTGCACCCTCATGGACCTCCAAGGCTGCAggccacagctgcctcaccatggtctaCACCACAGGTTGCAGGGAAATCTCAgttccagcacctggagcacctcctgcccctccactggctttggtgtctgcagagttgttcctctcacatattctcactcctctcttttCTGGCCACAATTACATCTGCACAATAATTCgggattgggttttttttcccttttaaaacaCGTTATCCAAAAGATATTACCAACTGTCACTGACTGGCTTGGACTTGGCCAGTGGTGGGTCATTCTTTGAATCTCCTGGCAGTGGCTGTCAGACATGGGGGAAggttctggcagcttctcacagaagccacttcTGTAGCCCCTCCTCAtccccctcttccccccccccccccaaaaccttGCCACGCAAAAAAACTCAATACATTGACAGATACTAAATAACTAAATCTTACATGTCTGCATTTCACTCAAGGTGGAGACAGGTATTAGGAAACTGTGGACTACATTTGTTGTATTTCTTACAGCAGACTAATCTTTTGAtatgtcttccttttttttcctcttttcttttccttcttcttttattttgttaagtGACAGCCAGTGCTTAGGTGGGAATGTTTTTGAAAAGAGTGTCCCATAAAATGCCAGagcaaaaataatgagaaaaactTTTCAAACACGTCTAAGGAACTGTGTTCTCTTGAATAACACTCACTGTCAAATATACTGCATCATTTGTGTTTAGTCACTGTGTCCATTACTGTGCCAAGAGAAGGCAACTTCTCTGTCACTGCAAAGGAGATTGTTGTTTGGATGCTGATATACCAACTGCCTACACACTCACACAATATAAAAATCAAATGTGCTCTGTGATTAAAGGAGGTGATCCTTGAGAATTTCAATTACATGCTACTATTACAGTGAACAACTGGTAATCTGAAagcttaatattaaaaaaaaatgttattaccCTAATCTTCTCTGGAAAATAGACCATAGTGTGGAGTCAAACAAATATGTCGGTACCTATTAAGATGGATTTAATTACAGTTCTTAGTGCCTGGAATCTCAAATTCAAGGAGAAACCTAGAAAATTGATCATAATTTAGCATCCACTCTGTTCAAAACATCCACCTTATAGCCTCTGTATTGGGGAAATCATTGACATTTCCAAAAGCCGCACACATTCCTTCACAAAACATTTACTAACTTGCAATATTCCTCAAATCCCATGGTTTTTaagtggtttttctttttctgttcaagTCAGTGGGAAGTCACCTGGACAAGGACTGCACTAAAATGCCCAGTTGCAAACATGTTGTCCCAAATAGGGCTGAGTACAGGCAATATTTTGAGAGAAATCTAACTGATAATGAGAGGTCCATTTTAAGTTTACGTATGTCTTCCTGGCCATGTTTGTTTCCAGCAGCTTAATGCAGCTTGATCACATCCCTGTTGAAATGGGAGGTAAGGCTCCCGGTTACCTTAATGTTACAAAATCGTGTCCCTAAAGAACTCCAACTAGCAAAACAGCAGTCAGAGATCCGCTTTAGTCATGATTGCCACAGGTGTTTATCTGAGCCCCTATCCACAGGGCTTGTAAAATAAAAGGCCAGACATTACATAATGTcagacaacaacaaaaatatgtaattctTCAAAAATAGGCTATCTTGCACAATTTGTGAAATGGCAAAGTATTCTCCATATTGCTCTCAGTTTGAGCAACGTGGCATGGTCCCATCACATTCCCTGCATGCAGCATGAAATATACAACTATCTGGATATGTTACTAACAAAAAAGGGCTTTGATAGTTTGCTACTACTAGTCTGAAATCAAAGTGTCATGCTCTGAAATTGTCAAAGGGCTTTTCTAAATCTGATGAGGGTCTAAGTGGCTGTTTGGCAGACAAGTTTGAGAAGTGGGTCCGTTTGAACCTCAGGAACTTGAAGGTCACCATGGCTAAGagcaaggtcctgcacctgagTCAGGGCAATCCTcagtatcaacacaggctgCAGGATGAACTGAGAGCAGTCCTACTGAGAAGgggtggaggagaggctggacataAGCCAGCAATGTgagctcacagcccagaaagccagttgtgtcctgggctgcatccaaagcagcgtggccagcagggccagggaggggattctgcccctctgccctgctctggtgagaccccacctggagagctgcacccagctctgcagccccaaaggacatggacctgctggagcgagtccagaggagggacacaaaGGTGATCGAAGGCTGGAGagctctcctgtgaagacagatTGAGAGTTGGGATGGTTCATCCtggcaacaggacaaggggtaatggctttaaaggaaaagagggtTGATATAGATGCAATATGAGGAAGATtgtttttacaatgagggtggtaaggcactggaacaggtagtccaaagaaatggaagatgccccatccctggaaacattcaaggtcaggctggatgggggtCTGAGCAACTTGATCTAGTTGAATGCAATTTGGACTAGAAAATCATTAAAGGACCCTTCCAACCAGtactattctatgattctatgagtctgtgttaagtaaaataaaatcacagaagtaaaataattagCTTAAGAAGTAGTTGCTAGATAAAAGTCTCCAGAGAGAAACACATGAACAGACTGATGAAAACCTGAGAGTGAAaaaggagagagctgggagATGGCAAGTCAGCAAGGTAAAAGATCAGACCAAATGCTGTGGAGACTGATACTTCCTCACCTGACTAATGAGTGCCTGATGCCTGGCCAGCAGAGATTCAGCAGGAGTCTGTCTTACAAGTGCTAAGAATATCAATTATAAGCCTGCAACTACAGTCCAGCTGTTTGTTGGGTGTGTTAACCAATAAATAAGATCATTTTATGTACTCATGAATTATGTATGAACCTCTTTGCAAATATCCACACATAGTAAAATGCCCAACAGATCTTGGAAAGTCTCATTGGGTTGtaatatttgttattttcatgcaaatgttTTAAACAGCTGGGAAGTCTCAAAAGGCATGAGGTGCCCATGAACAGGAAACTAAATCAAGACACGAATTTCTGTTCCTAACATGAAGGTTAAGAGTagcactgaaagaaagaaagatatgaaagaaaacaaagtttttgtCATAAATCAGTATGAGGTGCCTCTAAAAATCTTTAACCAGGGACTGGCATCCTTAccagacagaattttttttttttcctcacttgaGATTTATCTGATTAGTGGTTTCTAATGAAATAATTAGCAGGTTGTGCAGGCTCTAAGATGTATGTGCCTGGATGGCAGCAGTCAGACACTATCTCATTTTGTCAGTATTTAAACTGATCAGAGATGTACCAGATTTGACCCAAGAGCCATTTGGCCAAAGTGCCATGTCTCAATCCGTAAACCTTCCAGACTATGAGGAGGAACCCACTGCTTTTTATGTCATTCACCATACACATATCCTACATACAATATGAACACATCTTGTACATTATAAGATACGGACATCTAAGATGGTGGGGTTTTACCATCTGAGACCCTGAAAAATACCCCTAAACCAAAGCAGCAGCCAATCAAGAAAGAACACTTGCAGATTCTCTTCCCATCTACATCAACAGGTACTAACATTGGGTTTGTTGTCAGTTTCATACGTACCTGTACAAAATAGCTGAAGCTCTGTAATAATTATTTATTCAGAGGCATAGGAATCCCCCCAGAAAAATCTTTTGAGTGTCACAATCAAATAAACAGCCCCATGCAAGCCACTAGCTGTATGTTCATTAGGTCGGACTTCTAAATTCAAGGACATCTATAAATACAgtgtaaaaggaaaattgcaCGATGCTCTGTGCCACTGAAAGacaataaataattaattgcaTCAAAgtttttttctcagcattaTTTTAGCTTTTCCTACCCTATTTCATATGAATATGAAGGagaattgggggaaaaaaagaaaagaaagtgaacaaaaattaagaatttgtgatattaatgttttattttcttttgtattcaataatagaatatttttgaaatatttcttttttcaaagttccattaaaaacaatgaTTTTGTCTGACAGCAATACTGCTTGAAAATATGTagcacaaaataataataaaaaagtatcACTCAACCCTTGTCAGCAGAGCAAACCCCAAAGGCCAGATGATGAACAAGttatgaaaacatttcacaCTCACACTCACGGCTTTATATAATATGAGTGAAAGAATGGAATCTGAAGTGATTTGCTTGGTGTTCTTTTCTTATAACTACTTCCTGTCACTGATAAGAGACAGAAATATCAGTTGTTTGTGACAGTATAATTTCACCTACAGACATCAAATTTTGAATTACTGGAAGAAAAGACTTCTGTAGCATTTTCCTCTCTTACATTTTTGTTGTAATtcattttctatgaaaaattGTGTTATTGCAAAGTATGTAAATCTATGTATGAACATGAAGATTCTTGTTTTGGTGTGACTGGATGCAGTGTGATGTTATTAAAccttttaataattaaatacaaGGTATTATATCAAAGTAATATTTAGGCCTTTGACTTAaacttagggaaaaaataaccaaaaaaagaagaaacaataaaaagatGTGCACAGACCTTTTCTCAGCTAATATTATTGCTTATTAATCAACTGTCTGAAAAATGGATAACTGATTAAAATTATATCTGCATTATTGGATTAGCGGGATGTACTATAGAAGTCTCCATGGACATTGAATTCCTTTctattttcctgcattttgtctccttgtgttttgctttgttttcattttgttta encodes:
- the LOC109143240 gene encoding uncharacterized protein LOC109143240 isoform X2: MNHYSLYCLPFKGEESLPFSCMVFLPQETVLHELLQCGSFPWAAAFQELLQHRSPSMGYSPSGTGCSSVGPPQGHKSCQKTCSSMASSLQGSTCPFQEPDPVHASHRVTDFFCSSTCSSMGLLYGLQVELCTLMDLQGCRPQLPHHGLHHRLQGNLSSSTWSTSCPSTGFGVCRVVPLTYSHSSLFWPQLHLHNNSGLGFFSLLKHVIQKILPTVTDWLGLGQWWVIL
- the LOC109143240 gene encoding uncharacterized protein LOC109143240 isoform X1, coding for MNHYSLYCLPFKLYLLPGMQRWNGDYGQYHTLFLPLLLPQGEESLPFSCMVFLPQETVLHELLQCGSFPWAAAFQELLQHRSPSMGYSPSGTGCSSVGPPQGHKSCQKTCSSMASSLQGSTCPFQEPDPVHASHRVTDFFCSSTCSSMGLLYGLQVELCTLMDLQGCRPQLPHHGLHHRLQGNLSSSTWSTSCPSTGFGVCRVVPLTYSHSSLFWPQLHLHNNSGLGFFSLLKHVIQKILPTVTDWLGLGQWWVIL